In Anopheles arabiensis isolate DONGOLA chromosome 2, AaraD3, whole genome shotgun sequence, the genomic window CCTCCACATTGCCGCCGACCGCCACACATTCCACCCAACACATTCTTTTGTCGAGCGGTCATTACATATCCTACACAATATACATATTTATCTGAGCGAATTTGCATTACATTTCACATTATCTACCACCGCATATTAGAGGGAATAAGTTACTGGCttacgcacatacacacagtaaTGAACAATCAACAACGtgggcaagcagcagcagcagctgcagtaTGCGGTTTTGCTAAAATTTTCCTGTTTTAAATTACAATACGCTTACTTAGTTCTGTTCTGCTTTCTggacctttttgttttgttaagtgttttttttttttgttaagtgCTAATGGATTAACATTCATCTTATGCTGGTTAAATATAGGTTTGTTTGCGTGCCATACGTAACGTTTCGTGTCTCATAATTGGTAGCTAGTTTTCACCCTAAAGTTTGTATTTTAGTGTTAATTGATCTATTGTGATATATACCATTCCGAGCATACGTTTAATGCGGAATTCTGCTGGtttatctttgttttttttctgttcttctttttgttatcATTGAAAGCGACTGTCACTAAAGCTTCACATACTGAGCCGTTGATGGAACATTCAAGTTTATTCTTCTTAAAACCAGTACCTTTTGTAGAAGGTACTTTAAGGGGAAGAAAAAGCAAGGTTATTGTTTGTATTTCAATCGacatacagcaaaaaaatggGCAATTTTCAGAATCACTGAATGATTGGCCTCAAATTTGCAGCTTATCGTTGCTTATCCAACGGGATAACATTTCAATACTCAGCATCCATTGTTAAAGTGGAATGCATtggaataaaatataatttctgGTTCGCTGCATATGCACGAGAATTTTCCCATACCAGCGCTAACGGAACGAACGGACAACCTGTACGGGTTTGCCCTCAACAGTACGATCAGCGAAACCCTGAAACGGTGTGATGTTTTAAAGTGCACTTTCgataaaagtaaaacacaaaaGTAGGGGACAAATTATCACATTAGCATCAATCAACCGTTGCCAGTTCAGTTCTTTGCCACGCCTTGGCCCGGGCTCTTTAATCTAGTGCTGTGACACTGTTCGGAAATGTCGGCCATTTACGTGCCCTTCTACAGTTGGAAGAAGTGTACTATTTCTACTAGGaaaaggaacacacacacactgatagTTCGATGCATTAAAACTCTCCTAATTGTTTAACGTAAAACGGGAGAAGAAAGTGATGTTTCGAAAATGCTTGCCGCGGTTGTAAAGAGAACCCACACGCAAAAGAAAACTTACTTCGACTCGCATTGGCCGAATCTGTACGGTTTTCTTTGGGACAAAAATAAGCAACTGCAATATGCTAACAAACCATCACCTACCGATCTGGGTtggcatcagcagcagtaatAACGCACGCAACAGTGTGTTCTTAATTGGCGAACAGATTTTGCTGGGTGGCATCGCTTTCGAACTCGGTCCACGCGTTGTTCAGCTCCATGAATATCATCTTAGCCATACTCTCGTTCTCCGTACCGGTGTGCTGAAAAGGACGAAGCGTTGCGATTGCAATTGTACTCCTTGTGTTACGGAAGGTCAGGCGGAAGCAAGTTTTGGGCAAATGGCGCATTTGACCTACCTTGTCGGGGTGTACAGCGAGACACGCCTTGCGGTAAATTTTCTTCACATCCGCTGCCGACACCAGCTGATGCATTTCACACTTTGTCCACTTAGCGCCGGGCCAGAGCACGGTATGCACGGTGCACAGTAGCGCGCGGATGTTGTTCTTCTTACCTTCGGTCTAAAAGAGTGGCAGAAAGGGAAAGAGATGCACATACCGACTCAATAACAATAAGCACAATTAGATCAATGCGGTTTACTACTCACCCATTCCATCAGCTTCACCCGCTCGGGATCCATCTCCCGCACCAACTCCTCCTTGCGCATATCGTTCATCGTTCGCGGCCCCTGGTTTTTGGTGCTGCCGAACGAATAGCCCTGCTGGCCAAGAATGTCACCGAATATGTCACCCGATCGACCACCGCCAACACCAGCCCCTGGTGCGTCCTTCGCACTGCCGTTGCTTCCATTCTTCGGTGGTTCGAAGTGCGATCGGCTGTAGTCGGGGCGCGACTGCGCTTGGCTGGGATCGTTCGGACTGCGCATTTGATGGTTGGGTGTTGAGGGTGCCCTCGGCGAGGGGTTTGCCGTGCTCGCCCCGCTGAACTGGTGCGTCGGGCTGGAGAACTGCGTCGAGCGTGGGCTCGGCGTCGTTCCCGGTTTGCCACCCCAACCGGCAGCGCTCGCGCCGGCACTAATGCCGCCGCCCAAACCGGCCGCCAGGTTGCCAATATCCGCGAACGGATCTTTCGACGCAGCGGTGGCCGCTGGGGCGGGTTGCGAGGGTGCGCCCGCTGGGGCGGCACTGTTGTAGATGGATTGTGGCGCGACCCCGGCGAACGCATCGAAGCCAAAGCTGTTGTTCGCATTGCTTGCCGAAGCATCGGACTGGCCGGCACCGTTGGTGAAGGGAGCAGCACCACTGGCCGGTTGGGCCACCCCACCGAAGTGGTCAAAGTTTAGATTCAGCCCGCTTAAATCACTGCTGGACTTGGTGGTGGGAAGCGTGCTGCCCGTTGGCGCTCCCGCATCATCCAGCGTTCCGAATATGTCATCCAGTACGGCTGAGGAGGTCGGCGTACTTCTCACACCGGAGCCAGCGAATGCTCCGCCTTTCACGACCGGGGGTGACAGCCCTCCAAGCAAATCGTACGTTTCTTCAATCTTCGGAACCGGGGCTGGCGACTCTTCCGGTGCCGGTCGTCCTTGACTAGATTTGTTTAGGTTCAAAAGGTCAGCCTCACGTTCCTCGGCCGCTGCCAGCACGGGTGGAGTACCGGACGATCCCCTGCGCGGTATGTCGTCGCCTAGCACTCGATGCATCGGTTgcggcgatggtggtgccgGTCGTGGAGGAGGTGGCTTTTGTGGTGCGGTGGATTCGCCTGCAGTTGCCCTCGCTGAGCTGCTCGGTTTGGTGACGAAATTATCAACGTTCTCCTCATACTCCAGCTGGGACGCGAACAGCGTGCGGGGATCGCGCGATGCCTTCGGCGTTCGCCACGGCGGCTGCGTAGCCGGCGGCCGTTCCGAGTCGCCCACGAAAACGCTGAGCGCGACGCTGAACTTCTGCGGCACGTGCTCCAGATCCGGCACCTCGTCCAGCTCCGCCCGATCGTAGTTGATCAGCGTTTCCTCCTCGGGTATGAAGCCGGTGTGGAACTGCAGCTGGCATATCTTCAGACCCTGCGGCCGGCCCATCCCACCGAGGGCGTTGCGTGCATGATACAGGCTGATCGTAACGTCGCCACAGACCGTCACGTTCATCGCGAGCGCAATCTTACCCTCGGAGGTGTGGTACAGCCGCATCCGCTCGTAATCCTGCAGCGTGCAGAAGACGGTCCGGTCGGCCGTGGCCACCTCGACGTACATCCGGCAGCCATCGCGCGCTTTGGTCATGCGCGGCACGGGCGTGACGGCAAGCGACACCAGCGTGACCGGCTTGTAGTGCGGCAGATGCGGCACCGAGCGCACGATGTCGCCGAGATAGTAGAGGTAGCGCAGCTCCGACGGTCGCATATTCGGTGGCGTTCGCTTGAtggcaaacatttgcattgCATCCTCCGGCTCCGTCACCAGCGAGGCGTACACGAGCAGTGCGCACACCACCGTTGCGGCCAGCGCACGGCCACCGTCCGGGCTCTGCACGATGACGACCGTTTTCGGATCCGCGCTCAGGAACCCGTAAATGTCCTCCACCAGCGAGTACAGCCCGGTCAGTACCGGCGCCTTGCCACCTTGCTGCGGAGCAGGCGCGTAGATAAACCCTGCATCCACCGTGCGGACTGGCGGCGGCAGTCGGGGGCAGCCGTTACGCCCGACGAGATTGTACACGCTCAGCTTCGTCGGCTGGTAGCGACTGTCCAGGAACAGCTTCACGTCGTCGATGTTGTTCGTGCGGTACGCCGACTCGATGCCCTCCGACGGGCAGGGCATCACGATGATGCGCTGCGTAATGTAGCTCATGTCCAGATCCGTGCGCACGatgctctgctgcaccgtttGCATCACCTTCGAGGAGGTGTCTTTAAGATTTTTCAGAAAGCTTCCCGCCCCGCCCTTGATGGAGGAGAACAGCCCACCGCCTCCAGTCGCCGGTGGGGCCGCCGGCTGGCTAAACTGTTGCGCCGGGGGCGTGGGATAGGGCGACGGTACGGAGTGCAGCGGTGGCGCGTTCGCGTGCCCCATGCGCACCGGATCCGGTGGCCGCTGGGGGTACTTGTTCCGGAGGCTGCCGTCGCTCGACACCGGCACCGGGCCGCCGGGCGGGCACACGGGTCTGGGCGGTGCCGGCCGGTCCGGTACCAGCCCACCGTTCGGTCGGCTGTGGCTCGGGCTCGGTGCCGGCGTCATTCCCGTCGGCGGAGAGTTGAGCGGTTTGCCCAGCAGGCCGAGCGGTGCCTTCAGGGGCCACCCCTTCGTCTCGGCAATGGCCGCCAGCCGCTCCAGCACCGTGGCCGTATCGAAGCGCTGGTGCGGATCGACCTGCAAGCAGCCGCGAATCACGTCGCTGAAGCACGCGTACCGCGCATCGTTCGCGGGAATGGTGTAGTTAGCGTTGATGATGCGCAGCTTGGCCGAGTCCTCGAACGGGTGCTTGCGGTAGCAGAGACAGTACAGGATGCAGCCGAGCGCCCACACGTCCATCTTGATGCCGATCGGATAGTTGGCCCAGGTGTCGAGCTGCTCCGGCGCACGGTACATCGGGGTCGTGCAGCGCGTGAGCGCATCCTCGAGCGTGTCGCGCTGTTGCGCGTTCCACGTTACGTCCGGCGCGTAGCTGTCAGTCGAGGCGGACCCAAAGTCGCACAGTTTCAACAGCCCATCACTTCCGATGAGAAAGTTTTCAATCTAAAAGGATCAAAAGGGTACAGAATTGTGAGGCGTTAGATAAGTTAtacttaaatttaaaattaacgaCGCCAATGTTTCCTACCAACCTTTATGTCCCGATGGTTGATCGGTTTCGGCTGGCTGTGCAGATGGGCGACGGCTTTGGTCGCCTGATAGAACACCCGCAGCACCGTCTCCGGGGCCAGGTCCTGCTCGAGACAGTCGTACAGCGAGCCACCCTTGCACAGTTCCGACACGAGCAGATACTCCGCCCGCCGCTGCGAGTTCGCGCTTTGCGTCCGGTCGATGAAGGTGGCCGCAACGAACTTTACCACATTCGGGTGGCCGGACACCTGCTTGTGGAAGTTGATCTCGCGTATGATGTTGTTGCACTCCTCCTTGTCCGTGCCGAGCAGACGCTTCAGCGCGTACTCCGTGTTGGACTGCACATCCTGCGCCACGTACACGTACGCAAAGCCACCTACGGTCGCAGTAAAAGATACGCAGGAATTAGATAATCACGGGTAGCAAGACTCTGGTGCGATTCGTTCGTTCGCGCCACCGCCCCCCTTTATTTCCCCACAGCCTGTGTTGCTCCAACGTCCTGGCGTGACCTTTGGATGGAGGAGCAGGACGAGAAACGATCCATTCGACACCTACAGACGCCCACACGCCACAGTGTCCTTTGGGTTGCGCTTGACATTTGCTGCGCGCTGGACAAAGGACGGCATCAGACGGTCGATGGAGCGAGTGGGGGAGGGTAATTCGATACACTCGAAAGCTGATTCCGGGATGAGtaacagctgctgctgctgcagcctgCATTGCCACCCCGCACTATCACTGTTCGCCGTTATCCAGCAGCGATAACGATAAACGCGCCCTGTAAGCCACTTTACGCAGCGAAACACTAACCTTCCGCTATAACGCGCTTGATACGCAGCTTCACGTTCGCCACCTCCACCGTCTGGCCGACGAAATCGTTGTCCAGCCCGTTCGTAGGTGTCGCATTGAAGTAGTTTATGGCCGATTTCAGGAATTCGCTCATCTTGCCCACTTGCACAACGGCCCCGTTCTTATTTATCAGCGCTGGTGCCCTCGGTTACCCTGTTCCGCAGCTTCCGCTGCAGTCGTTCTGCTTCCGCTGCGTGAGTGTGTTCGTTCTCACTGGCTAGATCCTAATCGCGAAACACCCCCTTTCATAGAACGAACGGGAttcttgtttctttcttcccgATAATcacacaacgacgacgacgacgacgacgaccagtGCCTCGAAAAGTCATCACCCACTTGCGCTTGTATTGTGTTGCGGCGCTCGTGCattggtgtgtgtgcacgca contains:
- the LOC120898850 gene encoding cyclin-G-associated kinase produces the protein MSEFLKSAINYFNATPTNGLDNDFVGQTVEVANVKLRIKRVIAEGGFAYVYVAQDVQSNTEYALKRLLGTDKEECNNIIREINFHKQVSGHPNVVKFVAATFIDRTQSANSQRRAEYLLVSELCKGGSLYDCLEQDLAPETVLRVFYQATKAVAHLHSQPKPINHRDIKIENFLIGSDGLLKLCDFGSASTDSYAPDVTWNAQQRDTLEDALTRCTTPMYRAPEQLDTWANYPIGIKMDVWALGCILYCLCYRKHPFEDSAKLRIINANYTIPANDARYACFSDVIRGCLQVDPHQRFDTATVLERLAAIAETKGWPLKAPLGLLGKPLNSPPTGMTPAPSPSHSRPNGGLVPDRPAPPRPVCPPGGPVPVSSDGSLRNKYPQRPPDPVRMGHANAPPLHSVPSPYPTPPAQQFSQPAAPPATGGGGLFSSIKGGAGSFLKNLKDTSSKVMQTVQQSIVRTDLDMSYITQRIIVMPCPSEGIESAYRTNNIDDVKLFLDSRYQPTKLSVYNLVGRNGCPRLPPPVRTVDAGFIYAPAPQQGGKAPVLTGLYSLVEDIYGFLSADPKTVVIVQSPDGGRALAATVVCALLVYASLVTEPEDAMQMFAIKRTPPNMRPSELRYLYYLGDIVRSVPHLPHYKPVTLVSLAVTPVPRMTKARDGCRMYVEVATADRTVFCTLQDYERMRLYHTSEGKIALAMNVTVCGDVTISLYHARNALGGMGRPQGLKICQLQFHTGFIPEEETLINYDRAELDEVPDLEHVPQKFSVALSVFVGDSERPPATQPPWRTPKASRDPRTLFASQLEYEENVDNFVTKPSSSARATAGESTAPQKPPPPRPAPPSPQPMHRVLGDDIPRRGSSGTPPVLAAAEEREADLLNLNKSSQGRPAPEESPAPVPKIEETYDLLGGLSPPVVKGGAFAGSGVRSTPTSSAVLDDIFGTLDDAGAPTGSTLPTTKSSSDLSGLNLNFDHFGGVAQPASGAAPFTNGAGQSDASASNANNSFGFDAFAGVAPQSIYNSAAPAGAPSQPAPAATAASKDPFADIGNLAAGLGGGISAGASAAGWGGKPGTTPSPRSTQFSSPTHQFSGASTANPSPRAPSTPNHQMRSPNDPSQAQSRPDYSRSHFEPPKNGSNGSAKDAPGAGVGGGRSGDIFGDILGQQGYSFGSTKNQGPRTMNDMRKEELVREMDPERVKLMEWTEGKKNNIRALLCTVHTVLWPGAKWTKCEMHQLVSAADVKKIYRKACLAVHPDKHTGTENESMAKMIFMELNNAWTEFESDATQQNLFAN